One genomic window of Acidobacteriota bacterium includes the following:
- the nuoH gene encoding NADH-quinone oxidoreductase subunit NuoH has product MTEAVVFPLIKIVIVLAAVLATVMYIVLLERKVQAWVQVRLGPMRVGPHGILQPLADVLKLFVKEDITPVMADKWVFTAAPIMVLVPALIAFAVIPFASNEMKLFGLPISGRIADVNVGMLYIVSVASLGIYGIILGGWSSNSKYPLIASLRASAQLISYEIAVTMTLVTVIMLAGTLSMVGIVAAQAKAGMWFAFMQPVAFFIYCVGGLAETNRAPFDLPEAEQELVAGFHTEYSGMRFAFFFLAEYANMIVVSAVATTLFFGGWLQPFPNVSWLWWLGIVPGWIWFCLKTFLFLYVFLWVRATYPRYRYDQLMRLGWKWLIPLAILNVVVTGFLKVLLNR; this is encoded by the coding sequence ATGACTGAAGCCGTCGTTTTCCCGCTCATCAAGATTGTCATCGTCCTGGCGGCGGTGCTGGCGACGGTGATGTACATCGTCCTACTCGAGCGCAAGGTGCAGGCGTGGGTGCAGGTGCGGCTCGGCCCGATGCGCGTAGGGCCGCACGGCATCCTGCAGCCGCTGGCCGATGTGCTGAAGCTGTTCGTCAAGGAAGACATCACGCCGGTGATGGCCGACAAGTGGGTGTTCACGGCGGCGCCGATCATGGTGCTGGTGCCGGCGCTCATCGCGTTTGCCGTCATCCCGTTCGCGTCGAACGAGATGAAGCTGTTCGGGCTGCCGATTTCTGGCCGCATCGCCGACGTGAACGTCGGCATGCTCTACATCGTCTCGGTGGCCTCGCTCGGGATCTACGGCATCATCCTCGGCGGCTGGTCGTCGAACAGCAAGTATCCGCTGATTGCCAGCCTGCGGGCGTCCGCCCAGCTCATCAGCTACGAGATCGCGGTGACGATGACGCTGGTCACGGTCATCATGCTGGCGGGCACCCTGAGTATGGTGGGGATTGTGGCCGCGCAGGCGAAGGCGGGGATGTGGTTCGCGTTCATGCAGCCGGTCGCGTTCTTCATCTACTGTGTCGGCGGGCTGGCCGAGACCAACCGCGCGCCGTTCGACCTGCCGGAAGCCGAGCAGGAACTGGTGGCCGGCTTCCACACCGAGTATTCCGGGATGCGGTTCGCGTTCTTCTTCCTGGCCGAATACGCGAACATGATCGTGGTGTCGGCGGTGGCGACGACGCTGTTTTTCGGCGGCTGGCTGCAGCCGTTCCCGAACGTGTCGTGGCTGTGGTGGCTCGGGATCGTGCCGGGCTGGATCTGGTTCTGCTTGAAGACGTTCCTCTTCCTGTACGTCTTCCTGTGGGTGCGCGCGACGTACCCGCGCTACCGGTACGACCAGCTGATGCGACTGGGCTGGAAGTGGCTGATTCCGCTGGCCATCCTGAACGTGGTGGTGACCGGCTTCTTGAAGGTGCTGCTGAACCGATAG
- a CDS encoding NADH-quinone oxidoreductase subunit D codes for MFDTDELVINMGPQHPSTHGVLRLVLKLDGEKVVDCDAVIGYLHRGVEKLCENRDWTQIVLITDRMDYCAAATNNLGYVETVEKLMSLEVPRRAKYIRTILSELQRVASHLLWLGTHAADIGALTVLLYGLRERELVLDLFEEYCGARLTYNCMRIGGQPADVPEGWDKKVLRFCEIQEQKLPEYEQLLTSNRIWMERTINVGVISAADAIAIGMCGPPLRASGVVRDVRKDEPYAAYAEMDFDIPIGVKGDTYDRYLVRLEEFRQSLRIIRQAVEGLPEGPVMGKVPRLIKPPAGETYHAIEAPKGELGYFIVSDGKSVSPYRFRVRPPSFCNLQALRQLVRGHLIADVVALIGTIDIVLGEVDR; via the coding sequence ATGTTCGACACCGACGAACTGGTCATCAATATGGGGCCCCAGCACCCCAGCACGCATGGCGTGCTGCGGCTTGTGCTGAAGCTCGACGGCGAGAAGGTCGTCGATTGTGACGCCGTCATCGGCTACCTGCACCGCGGCGTCGAGAAGCTCTGCGAGAACCGGGACTGGACGCAGATTGTCCTGATTACGGACCGGATGGATTACTGCGCGGCGGCGACCAACAACCTTGGCTACGTCGAGACGGTTGAGAAGTTGATGTCGCTCGAGGTGCCGCGCCGGGCGAAGTACATCCGCACGATCCTTTCCGAGCTTCAGCGCGTCGCGAGCCATCTGCTCTGGCTGGGCACGCACGCCGCCGACATCGGCGCGCTGACCGTGCTGCTCTACGGATTGCGGGAACGCGAACTGGTGCTCGACCTGTTCGAGGAGTACTGCGGCGCGCGGCTGACGTACAACTGCATGCGCATCGGCGGCCAGCCGGCCGACGTGCCGGAGGGCTGGGACAAGAAGGTGCTGCGGTTCTGCGAGATCCAGGAGCAGAAGCTGCCCGAGTACGAGCAGTTGCTGACGAGCAACCGGATCTGGATGGAGCGCACCATCAACGTCGGCGTCATTTCGGCGGCCGACGCGATTGCCATCGGGATGTGCGGTCCGCCCCTGCGCGCGTCGGGTGTGGTGCGCGACGTCCGGAAGGACGAGCCGTACGCCGCCTACGCGGAGATGGATTTCGACATTCCCATCGGGGTCAAGGGCGACACGTATGATCGCTACCTGGTCCGCCTCGAGGAGTTCCGCCAGTCGTTGCGGATCATCCGCCAGGCGGTCGAGGGGCTTCCCGAGGGGCCGGTGATGGGCAAGGTGCCGCGCCTGATCAAGCCCCCGGCGGGCGAGACCTATCACGCGATCGAAGCGCCGAAGGGCGAGCTCGGGTACTTCATCGTGAGCGACGGCAAGTCGGTCAGCCCGTACCGGTTCCGGGTCAGGCCGCCGTCGTTCTGCAATCTGCAGGCGCTCCGGCAGCTGGTGAGGGGCCACCTGATTGCCGATGTCGTGGCGCTTATTGGCACCATCGACATCGTGCTTGGCGAGGTGGATCGGTAG
- a CDS encoding NADH-quinone oxidoreductase subunit C — MSEEIVKMPPDQAPPAEMAMPPFIAALQAGLPGAVEQVSFWVGDWSVVVAADRLLDVAAFLRDAPECEFNYLSDLTASDWPARPGKRFDLILSFYSIGLRHRLRVKVHLADGESVPSVTGLWPAANWLEREVYDMFGVPFTGHPDLRRILMPLDWQGHPQRKDYPLEGPGELLMENPQDWLKARQTAVEADIE, encoded by the coding sequence ATGTCCGAAGAAATTGTAAAGATGCCGCCCGATCAGGCGCCGCCAGCCGAGATGGCGATGCCGCCCTTCATCGCGGCTCTACAGGCCGGCCTGCCGGGTGCGGTCGAACAGGTGAGTTTCTGGGTCGGCGATTGGTCGGTCGTCGTGGCTGCCGACCGGCTGCTGGACGTGGCGGCCTTCCTGCGCGATGCGCCCGAGTGCGAGTTCAACTACCTGTCCGATCTGACGGCGAGCGATTGGCCGGCCCGGCCCGGCAAGAGGTTTGATCTGATCCTGAGCTTCTACTCGATCGGGCTGCGGCATCGGCTGCGCGTCAAGGTGCACCTGGCGGATGGCGAATCCGTGCCGTCGGTGACCGGTCTGTGGCCCGCCGCGAACTGGCTGGAGCGCGAGGTGTACGACATGTTCGGCGTGCCGTTTACCGGGCATCCGGATCTCCGGCGGATTCTGATGCCGCTCGACTGGCAGGGGCATCCGCAGCGCAAGGACTACCCGCTAGAGGGACCTGGTGAGCTCCTGATGGAGAACCCGCAGGACTGGTTGAAGGCAAGGCAGACGGCGGTTGAGGCCGACATCGAGTGA
- the ndhC gene encoding NADH-quinone oxidoreductase subunit A, with amino-acid sequence MVNAWIPILIYILVAIAFGVGTLLVARLVAPHRAGKVKLDPYECGIEPKTDARDRYSVRYFMVAMLFLIFDVETVFLYPYAVIMDSLLWFGFIEMMVFLFILVVGYVYAWREGALEWA; translated from the coding sequence ATGGTCAACGCGTGGATTCCGATTCTCATCTACATCCTGGTCGCGATTGCGTTTGGGGTGGGCACCCTGCTGGTGGCCCGACTCGTTGCGCCGCACCGGGCGGGCAAGGTCAAGCTCGATCCGTACGAGTGCGGGATCGAGCCGAAGACCGACGCGCGTGACCGCTACAGCGTGCGGTACTTCATGGTGGCCATGCTGTTCCTGATCTTCGACGTGGAGACGGTGTTCCTCTATCCCTATGCCGTCATCATGGATTCGCTGTTGTGGTTTGGATTCATCGAGATGATGGTGTTTCTGTTCATCCTCGTGGTCGGGTATGTTTATGCCTGGCGTGAGGGCGCCTTGGAATGGGCGTAG
- a CDS encoding VWA domain-containing protein: protein MFRSRTVALALVLAAAASVVLAGRPTPQGNTPLQSGAFRSGVDVVALNVTVTDAAGRYVMDLSRDNFFVYEDGTRQDVTFFSRTSLPLAISLLVDTSASMEDKMATVRAAATGFVARLRPEDRTQLIEFDSRVNVLLPFTSAHPDLNRAIASLETGGSTALYNAVYISLKELKKNQARSADELRRQAIVLLTDGEDTSSLVPFEEVLEQTKRSETAVYAIGLRAQDSNIGKEHSEAEYVLRQITSQTGGRVFFPETVADLPGIYNQIWQELSSQYLVGYSSKNPRRNGAWRQVVVRVERPGTTSRTRQGYYGPSL, encoded by the coding sequence ATGTTCCGATCACGAACGGTCGCCCTGGCCCTGGTGCTGGCCGCGGCCGCATCGGTGGTTCTCGCCGGGCGGCCGACGCCGCAGGGCAACACGCCGTTACAAAGCGGGGCGTTCCGCAGCGGCGTCGACGTCGTCGCACTCAACGTGACCGTCACCGATGCCGCCGGACGATACGTCATGGATCTGTCCCGGGACAACTTCTTCGTCTACGAGGATGGCACCAGACAGGACGTCACCTTCTTCAGCCGCACCAGCCTGCCGCTCGCCATCTCCCTGCTGGTCGATACAAGCGCCAGCATGGAAGACAAGATGGCGACGGTCCGCGCGGCAGCCACCGGATTCGTCGCGCGCCTTCGGCCCGAAGATCGGACGCAGCTCATCGAGTTCGACAGCCGCGTCAATGTCCTGCTGCCGTTCACCAGCGCTCATCCGGATCTGAATCGCGCCATCGCGTCGCTCGAGACCGGCGGGTCGACCGCGCTCTACAACGCGGTCTACATCTCGCTCAAGGAACTCAAGAAGAACCAGGCGCGCAGTGCCGACGAACTCCGGCGCCAGGCCATCGTGCTGCTGACCGACGGCGAGGATACGTCGAGCCTGGTTCCGTTTGAGGAAGTCCTCGAGCAGACGAAGCGGTCCGAAACCGCGGTCTATGCCATCGGCCTGCGCGCGCAGGATTCGAATATCGGCAAGGAACACAGCGAGGCGGAGTACGTCCTCCGCCAGATCACCAGCCAGACTGGGGGCCGCGTGTTCTTTCCCGAGACGGTTGCGGACCTTCCCGGCATCTACAACCAGATCTGGCAGGAGCTCTCGAGCCAGTACCTGGTGGGCTACTCGTCGAAGAATCCTCGCCGGAACGGCGCGTGGCGCCAGGTGGTCGTCCGCGTCGAGCGCCCAGGCACGACGTCGAGGACCCGGCAAGGCTACTACGGGCCTTCGCTCTGA
- the cobA gene encoding uroporphyrinogen-III C-methyltransferase, with product MPNRPMVCFIGAGPGDPGLITVRGADSLGQADVVVYDRLVHPSLLQYARPDAERIDVGRAAPQGTARDAIAYLLLEKVREGKRVARLKWGDPFVFDDGGEEALFLHEHGVTFEVVPGIPAAVGGPAYAGVAVTYRGGGDTLTLVRGNEDAAEDTPDLDWASLARLDGTIVCYAGPRQLPAMLAALRANGRPAEEPVALIYNATLPTQRTIAGTLASLADAALPADTRPAIVVVGRVAALREHMRWFDVRPLSGRRVVVTRPREQARELVDLLEDQGADVIVAPTVRMAPPTDYAALDEACGKVGTFDWVVLPTLAGTDVFLRRLLAGPGDVRSLHGVGICAIGQTSVDRFAALGVRVDAQPSEYRPEGIVEALSDTRRLDGRRILIPRAEGVRDVLAAELRRAGAEVTEVAAYRIVKVLPGDPGEPDLYKKLLEQQVDILVFGNPSTAGEFVDSYGAEALVDLLPTTLVACIGPVTAQALQAHGIHTDIVADAHTSAGLVAAIVRHVRAMKSA from the coding sequence ATGCCCAACCGTCCAATGGTGTGTTTTATCGGGGCGGGCCCGGGCGATCCGGGCCTGATCACTGTGCGAGGCGCCGACAGCCTCGGGCAGGCTGACGTGGTTGTCTACGACCGGCTCGTTCACCCGTCTCTACTGCAGTATGCCAGGCCTGATGCCGAGCGGATCGACGTCGGGCGTGCGGCGCCACAGGGTACGGCCCGCGACGCGATTGCCTACCTCCTGCTCGAGAAGGTCCGCGAAGGCAAGCGGGTGGCACGCCTGAAGTGGGGTGATCCGTTTGTGTTCGACGATGGAGGCGAGGAAGCCCTGTTTCTCCACGAACATGGGGTGACGTTCGAGGTGGTGCCGGGTATTCCCGCGGCCGTCGGTGGCCCCGCCTACGCGGGCGTCGCGGTCACGTATCGAGGAGGCGGAGATACACTCACGCTGGTGCGCGGCAACGAGGACGCGGCAGAGGACACGCCGGACCTCGATTGGGCGAGCCTCGCCAGACTCGACGGCACCATCGTCTGCTACGCCGGCCCCCGACAGCTTCCGGCCATGCTCGCGGCGCTGCGGGCCAATGGACGGCCTGCCGAGGAGCCGGTGGCCCTGATCTACAACGCCACGCTGCCCACGCAGCGCACGATCGCCGGCACGCTGGCCTCGCTCGCCGACGCGGCCCTGCCCGCCGACACCCGGCCGGCCATCGTCGTCGTCGGACGCGTGGCCGCCCTGCGTGAGCACATGCGGTGGTTCGACGTGCGCCCGTTGTCGGGACGGCGGGTGGTGGTGACCCGGCCGCGCGAGCAGGCCCGCGAACTGGTCGACCTGCTCGAAGATCAGGGTGCCGATGTGATCGTGGCACCGACCGTCCGCATGGCGCCGCCGACAGATTATGCCGCGCTCGATGAGGCCTGTGGGAAGGTCGGCACGTTTGACTGGGTTGTGCTGCCGACACTGGCCGGGACCGACGTCTTCCTTCGACGGCTGCTGGCGGGGCCTGGTGACGTCCGCAGCCTCCATGGCGTGGGCATCTGCGCGATTGGCCAGACGTCGGTCGATCGGTTCGCGGCGCTTGGCGTTCGGGTCGATGCCCAGCCGTCTGAGTACCGGCCCGAGGGCATCGTCGAGGCGCTGTCCGACACGCGCCGGCTCGACGGCCGTCGAATCCTGATTCCGCGCGCCGAAGGCGTCCGCGACGTGCTGGCGGCCGAGCTCCGGAGAGCCGGCGCGGAAGTGACCGAGGTCGCCGCGTATCGGATTGTGAAGGTGCTGCCCGGCGATCCGGGCGAGCCCGATCTGTACAAGAAGCTGCTCGAGCAGCAGGTCGATATCCTCGTGTTCGGCAACCCGTCGACCGCCGGCGAATTCGTCGACAGTTACGGTGCCGAGGCGCTGGTTGATCTGCTGCCGACGACACTGGTCGCGTGCATCGGCCCTGTGACCGCGCAGGCGCTGCAGGCGCATGGGATCCACACGGACATCGTCGCCGACGCTCATACGAGCGCGGGGTTGGTCGCGGCCATTGTGCGTCATGTGCGCGCGATGAAATCGGCGTAG
- a CDS encoding glycosyltransferase family 39 protein, producing MPSRHRPPGIWIRLADALTLALLALAGFAFVTGGVRGSVFGVMVSVTAAWRPALWAVLIAALRHAIFRDDNLWRRVKRRLCPLGDVYIDQHAATRLTAAELLGVTALMAALTLVMTCPQVLRMGAVRDLGDPLFSIWRLSWIAHQIVSDPLNLFDGNLYYPNRLTLAYSDSMVLPGVITAPFFWLGVPAVPLYNAVVLASFVAAGVSMYVLVRSLTGQPTAALVSGVVFAFYPFRFQHYNHLELLLPCWMPLGLLALHRTLERGRLRDGLMTGGAVAAQLLSCMYFGVFFAAYLVPVGAALAIGGRRVGRAVKPLAAGALVAAVLVIPMVSPYLHVRQQLGERNLDQVEHYSSRPGDYLVANETNATWGGLLGRGDHGPEDSFPGVLVVILALVAIWPPLSVPRIAYALGVLFAFNLSLGSNGKVFPALYWALVPFRGLRAPGRMSMLVGLSLAVLSGYGVARLNAYLRRPWIRIVFAGALSAIVLLESRSMLPLEQVAPPSAVYQWFDGRPPGVVAELPAEPGLDAQYTYLSTVHWQPIVNGYSGVSLPSFEEFRPPMRTFPDDSSVRLLQSRHVDYVVLHEEYYGRQAYRAVVEALDRRSDLRERARAVTDGYEARIYQVVR from the coding sequence TTGCCCAGTCGCCATCGACCGCCCGGAATCTGGATCAGGCTGGCCGACGCGCTCACGCTTGCGCTTCTTGCGCTTGCAGGCTTCGCCTTTGTCACCGGCGGCGTACGCGGAAGCGTCTTCGGCGTCATGGTCTCGGTCACGGCCGCGTGGCGCCCGGCACTGTGGGCGGTCCTGATTGCTGCCCTTCGCCACGCCATCTTCCGTGATGACAATCTGTGGCGCCGGGTGAAACGCCGGCTCTGCCCTCTCGGCGACGTCTACATCGACCAACACGCCGCCACTCGCCTCACTGCTGCCGAGTTGCTGGGCGTGACTGCGCTGATGGCGGCGCTGACGCTCGTAATGACCTGCCCGCAAGTGCTCCGGATGGGTGCGGTCAGGGATCTCGGCGACCCGCTGTTCTCGATCTGGCGGCTGTCGTGGATTGCTCACCAGATCGTGAGTGATCCGCTGAACCTGTTCGACGGGAACCTGTACTACCCCAACCGATTGACGCTCGCCTATTCGGATTCGATGGTGCTCCCGGGCGTCATCACCGCCCCGTTCTTCTGGCTTGGTGTCCCGGCCGTGCCGCTCTATAACGCGGTGGTGCTGGCCTCGTTTGTCGCCGCCGGTGTTTCGATGTACGTGCTGGTTCGGTCGCTGACCGGGCAACCAACCGCGGCGCTGGTGTCGGGCGTCGTCTTCGCGTTCTATCCCTTCAGATTTCAGCACTACAACCACCTGGAACTGCTCTTGCCGTGCTGGATGCCGCTCGGATTGCTGGCGTTGCACCGGACGCTCGAGCGAGGCCGGCTGCGGGATGGACTGATGACGGGTGGCGCGGTCGCCGCTCAGTTGCTTTCGTGCATGTACTTCGGGGTGTTCTTTGCGGCGTACCTCGTGCCAGTCGGCGCCGCGCTGGCCATCGGTGGCCGTCGCGTGGGCCGGGCGGTGAAGCCTCTGGCTGCCGGAGCGCTGGTGGCCGCGGTGCTCGTCATTCCGATGGTGTCGCCCTATCTGCACGTCCGGCAACAACTGGGGGAACGCAACCTGGACCAGGTCGAGCACTACAGTTCGAGACCCGGGGATTATCTGGTGGCGAACGAGACGAACGCCACGTGGGGAGGTCTTCTCGGTCGTGGAGATCATGGACCCGAGGACTCGTTTCCCGGGGTGCTCGTCGTAATTCTGGCGCTGGTCGCCATTTGGCCTCCCCTCTCTGTTCCGCGGATCGCCTACGCCCTCGGCGTCCTCTTCGCATTCAATCTGTCGCTTGGGTCGAATGGGAAGGTCTTTCCGGCGCTCTATTGGGCGTTGGTCCCGTTCCGCGGCCTGAGAGCGCCGGGACGCATGTCGATGCTCGTCGGACTGTCGCTCGCCGTACTCAGTGGCTACGGCGTCGCGCGCCTGAACGCGTACCTGCGTCGGCCATGGATCCGGATCGTGTTCGCCGGAGCACTTTCGGCGATCGTGCTTCTCGAATCTCGCTCAATGCTCCCGTTGGAACAGGTCGCGCCGCCAAGTGCCGTGTACCAGTGGTTTGACGGCCGGCCGCCGGGGGTTGTGGCCGAACTTCCTGCGGAGCCTGGACTCGACGCCCAATACACGTATCTGTCGACGGTTCACTGGCAGCCGATTGTGAATGGATACAGCGGCGTGTCGTTGCCGTCGTTCGAGGAATTCAGGCCGCCGATGAGGACGTTCCCGGACGATTCCTCGGTTCGATTGCTCCAAAGCCGCCACGTCGATTACGTCGTGCTGCACGAGGAGTACTATGGCCGCCAGGCCTACCGCGCGGTCGTCGAGGCGCTCGACCGGCGATCGGATCTGCGAGAGCGCGCCCGCGCCGTCACCGACGGATACGAAGCCCGGATCTACCAGGTCGTCAGATAG
- a CDS encoding hemophore-related protein yields the protein MLSPASRRHVVSMFVVGAILLAAVLAANAQSAPPASPIVERHEGDDYTRYELQAPETAQFKIVYEVTATRPGARFFFNVIRKGSEVSDEAVFDQMTGQPLPFKVVTGAEARAAGQANADLEANYIQVTLARPVPEKGETRLRIDKTYKDPKSYYREGDLIVFNRGLGIKRNAVVLPPGYELVACNVPSQVLTEGDGRINISFLNASPGEAPLVVRARPLPKTTASPRVSALDPTTRADRATSPVARAIAASGPSMASRLDERAHQDREIVYFLQQPDTHAFALYHDYTESRPGVAAYFNVVRAGSKASSPAARLLDTGEELKVETIAGREIIAAKLDVGDPVQPDSEIVVIRFPAVRQGQSVRLRISETYADQSRYYMEGDQFVWDRSLGRPRNAVVLPAGWYLTASSIPAVVTMTPDGRVRMDYNNARPDEVAVLLKGRKR from the coding sequence ATGCTTAGCCCAGCTTCTCGCCGCCACGTCGTGTCGATGTTCGTCGTTGGCGCCATTCTGCTGGCGGCCGTGTTGGCCGCGAACGCCCAATCAGCGCCGCCCGCCTCGCCCATCGTCGAACGTCACGAGGGCGACGACTATACCCGATACGAACTGCAGGCCCCCGAAACGGCGCAGTTCAAAATCGTCTACGAGGTCACTGCCACCCGGCCCGGCGCCCGCTTCTTCTTCAACGTGATCCGCAAGGGCAGCGAGGTCAGCGACGAGGCGGTCTTCGATCAGATGACCGGGCAGCCGCTTCCGTTCAAGGTGGTGACCGGGGCCGAGGCGCGAGCGGCCGGCCAGGCCAACGCGGACCTGGAAGCCAACTACATCCAGGTGACGCTGGCCAGGCCGGTGCCTGAGAAGGGCGAAACCCGCCTGCGCATCGACAAGACCTACAAGGATCCGAAGTCCTACTACCGCGAGGGCGACCTCATCGTGTTCAACCGGGGCTTGGGGATCAAGCGGAACGCGGTCGTGCTGCCGCCGGGATACGAACTGGTGGCGTGCAACGTGCCGTCGCAGGTGTTGACCGAGGGCGACGGCCGCATCAATATCAGCTTCCTCAATGCATCTCCGGGAGAAGCCCCGCTTGTCGTGAGGGCGCGGCCGCTCCCGAAGACGACGGCGTCGCCGAGGGTGTCCGCCCTGGATCCCACAACACGGGCGGATCGTGCCACATCCCCCGTGGCACGGGCGATTGCGGCATCGGGGCCCTCGATGGCCTCGCGGCTGGACGAGCGCGCCCATCAGGATCGCGAGATCGTGTACTTCCTGCAGCAACCCGACACGCACGCGTTCGCGCTCTACCACGACTACACCGAGTCGCGCCCCGGCGTCGCGGCGTACTTCAACGTCGTGCGCGCGGGCAGCAAGGCGTCCAGCCCTGCGGCGCGGCTGCTCGATACCGGCGAGGAACTGAAGGTCGAGACGATCGCGGGCCGGGAGATCATTGCGGCCAAGCTCGATGTCGGCGATCCGGTCCAGCCTGATTCCGAGATCGTGGTGATCCGGTTCCCGGCCGTGCGACAGGGCCAGTCGGTGCGCCTGCGTATCAGCGAGACCTACGCAGACCAGAGTCGGTACTACATGGAAGGCGACCAGTTCGTCTGGGATCGGAGCCTGGGCCGCCCGCGCAATGCCGTCGTCCTGCCGGCCGGGTGGTATCTCACCGCGAGCTCCATCCCCGCCGTTGTGACGATGACCCCTGACGGCCGCGTGCGGATGGACTACAACAACGCGAGGCCGGATGAGGTGGCGGTGCTGCTCAAGGGGCGGAAGCGGTAG
- a CDS encoding FHA domain-containing protein yields the protein MTPESLPRLVRFGLFELDLKTGELRKRGVRIALQDQPFQVLAILVARPGDLVTRDELRAALWADAVFVDFDHGLNKAVGKIRRALGDLAESPRFVETLERRGYRFIASVERVEAAGTSPSVGGRIASARLVRLVWNDRAIPLSSGTHFIGREPDSAIWIDSSVVSRRHARLFVDDIGLMLEDLGSHNGTFVNGERVEGLRRLLHGDEIRIGAAVIVVHDPPEHSATLTDPAG from the coding sequence ATGACTCCGGAATCACTTCCGCGCCTCGTCCGCTTCGGTCTGTTTGAGCTGGATCTCAAGACAGGTGAACTGCGCAAGCGCGGCGTCAGGATCGCGCTGCAGGATCAGCCGTTCCAGGTGCTGGCCATACTCGTGGCGCGCCCGGGCGACCTCGTGACGCGCGACGAACTGCGCGCCGCGTTGTGGGCCGACGCGGTGTTCGTCGACTTCGACCACGGCCTGAACAAGGCGGTCGGCAAGATCCGTCGTGCGCTTGGGGATTTGGCCGAGAGCCCGCGATTTGTCGAGACGCTCGAACGGCGCGGGTACCGGTTCATTGCTTCCGTTGAACGCGTTGAGGCAGCCGGCACCTCGCCGTCGGTCGGCGGGCGTATCGCGTCGGCGCGCCTCGTTCGCCTGGTGTGGAACGATCGGGCTATCCCGCTTTCGTCGGGAACACACTTCATCGGGCGCGAGCCGGACTCCGCGATCTGGATCGACTCGTCAGTGGTCTCCCGGCGTCACGCCCGCCTCTTCGTCGATGACATCGGCCTGATGCTCGAAGATCTGGGCAGCCACAACGGAACGTTCGTCAACGGTGAGCGCGTCGAGGGCTTGAGGCGCCTGCTTCATGGCGATGAAATTCGCATTGGCGCCGCAGTGATCGTCGTGCACGACCCGCCGGAACACAGTGCGACTCTTACCGATCCCGCCGGATAG
- a CDS encoding nucleotidyl transferase AbiEii/AbiGii toxin family protein, with the protein MADGHDPAYARAPEPDDLVRLCRALNDAGARYVLIGGFAVIAHGAARFTKDIDLLVDDAPENVARVKRGMAILADNAAAEVADTDLREFVVVRVADEFLVDLMGRACGLSYADVVADAESRQLEGVSVLVASPATLIRTKQTARAQDALDRAFLEGVIRDRDTGIG; encoded by the coding sequence GTGGCTGATGGACACGATCCGGCGTACGCACGCGCACCTGAACCCGACGATCTCGTCCGGCTCTGCCGGGCGCTGAACGACGCCGGGGCCCGGTACGTACTGATCGGCGGATTCGCCGTGATCGCCCACGGCGCCGCCCGCTTTACCAAAGACATCGATCTCCTGGTCGACGACGCGCCGGAGAACGTGGCGCGCGTCAAACGGGGGATGGCCATCCTGGCCGACAATGCCGCCGCCGAGGTCGCCGACACTGACCTGCGCGAGTTCGTCGTGGTGCGCGTGGCCGACGAGTTCCTCGTTGATCTGATGGGCCGTGCCTGCGGCTTGTCTTACGCGGACGTCGTCGCCGACGCGGAGTCGCGCCAACTTGAAGGAGTGTCGGTTCTGGTCGCGAGCCCGGCCACACTCATCAGAACTAAACAGACCGCCCGCGCACAGGACGCTCTCGACCGGGCTTTTCTTGAAGGGGTGATTCGGGATCGGGACACGGGCATCGGGTGA